Proteins encoded within one genomic window of uncultured Fusobacterium sp.:
- a CDS encoding diacylglycerol kinase, with protein sequence MGEGRNKWKNIGVTEKFNVAFEGIFETIRTEKHMKFHCFCTIIIFILSLFLDIGKYESLAIIVSVSLIWLAELFNAAIESCVDMVTEKYHPLAKRAKDIAAGAVLIAALNALFVGYIVFEKKIVMNMRSIFFVIKSSYQHTVLSIFVLLIIIVICIKAISGKGTALRGGFPSGHSALATSILTLITSLTNNPKIFFLALILTILVIHSRIEGKIHTFFETMVGSFLGWAITYLILVLVEM encoded by the coding sequence ATGGGGGAAGGCAGAAATAAATGGAAAAATATAGGGGTAACTGAAAAATTTAATGTAGCTTTTGAAGGAATATTTGAGACTATAAGAACAGAAAAACATATGAAATTTCATTGTTTTTGTACGATTATAATTTTTATTCTTTCATTATTTTTAGATATTGGAAAATATGAATCATTGGCAATAATAGTAAGTGTTTCTTTAATTTGGTTAGCAGAATTATTTAATGCGGCCATTGAAAGTTGTGTGGATATGGTTACAGAAAAATATCATCCATTGGCTAAAAGAGCTAAAGACATAGCAGCAGGAGCGGTATTAATTGCCGCCCTAAATGCTCTTTTTGTAGGATATATTGTATTTGAGAAAAAAATAGTTATGAATATGAGAAGTATTTTTTTTGTAATTAAAAGTTCTTATCAACACACAGTACTATCTATTTTTGTCTTACTTATAATTATTGTAATTTGTATTAAAGCAATATCAGGAAAAGGGACAGCTTTAAGAGGTGGATTTCCAAGTGGACATAGTGCTTTAGCTACATCTATTTTAACTTTAATAACCTCTTTAACAAATAATCCAAAGATCTTTTTTTTAGCTTTAATTTTAACAATATTAGTAATTCATTCAAGAATAGAAGGAAAAATACATACTTTTTTTGAAACAATGGTAGGAAGTTTTTTAGGGTGGGCAATAACATATCTTATCTTAGTTTTAGTTGAGATGTAG
- the ybeY gene encoding rRNA maturation RNase YbeY, which translates to MELILEMSLEIEGFDDLVNEEEIRTYVQKVLEKEYESEAPVYMSLLLTGNNEIQVINREYRDKDQPTDVISFAYHETEDFDIGPYDTLGDIVISLERVVEQAQEYNHSPKRELFYVLTHGILHLLGYDHIEEEDKIEMRAKEEEILGSFGYTREM; encoded by the coding sequence ATGGAATTAATATTAGAAATGTCATTAGAAATAGAAGGATTTGATGATTTAGTTAATGAAGAGGAGATAAGAACATATGTTCAGAAAGTTTTAGAAAAAGAGTATGAAAGTGAAGCTCCAGTATATATGTCACTTCTACTTACAGGAAATAATGAAATCCAAGTTATTAATAGAGAGTATAGAGATAAAGATCAACCTACTGATGTAATATCTTTTGCTTATCATGAAACTGAAGATTTTGACATAGGTCCTTATGACACTTTAGGAGATATAGTAATCTCTTTAGAAAGAGTAGTAGAACAAGCACAAGAGTATAATCACTCTCCTAAAAGAGAACTATTTTATGTTTTAACTCATGGTATTTTACACCTATTAGGTTATGATCACATTGAAGAAGAAGATAAAATAGAGATGCGTGCAAAAGAAGAAGAAATTTTAGGTAGCTTTGGTTATACTAGAGAGATGTGA
- a CDS encoding HDIG domain-containing metalloprotein produces the protein MKTINLFGLKLQFEIKRNKYSDENIYSSEYSLREKLIYMILIMFVIAFSSKILLISNQNNYKVGDIVRADLYAPNTIIFKDTSAKEKIIEEMIKESGKEYIFSSDAEKIYIEYFDDFFKKIYEVKRNKEVPFEYTSLERNTSKKIPSSLVSDILALKTNEIQALEKKSRNFLKDAYKEGIRKERNNVFYNSPMDKKYYELSTLEKDIVDLFTAPNYIYDELKTKKNIQEKVSQINDQYVEIKAGTLIAKTGEVLNERRIKILEACGVYSYKKSFSLIFANIIYLSIISSLFYGLFFHNYRKEILNKNYYKSSLLILTGMLLAFRFFNNDLMYLIPADTAFFLLILLVGKNYATSLFSFMLFFLMPILNYDLKFFTMYFIAIAFAAHIVSKINTRSGIIAAGVQLSVLKVVIYLLFSYFSEVESFTTAITSGLILASGLISGMLTIAFLPYFEKTFNILTIFKLLELGDLSHPLLKKISVEAPGTFQHSVMVATLSENAATAIGANAIFCRVASYYHDLGKTKRPKFYVENQENGENPHNKISPFMSTLIITSHTKDGAELAKEYQIPKEIRDIMYEHQGTTFLAYFYNAAKKIDPNVEKEEFRYSGPKPKTKESAIIMLADSIEAAIRSLDEKTPMAMESMIRKIIGSKIEDNQLSEANLTFKEIEIIIKTFIKTLVSIHHVRIKYPGQK, from the coding sequence ATGAAGACTATAAATCTCTTTGGATTAAAACTACAGTTTGAAATAAAGAGAAATAAATATAGTGATGAAAATATATATTCAAGTGAATATTCTTTAAGAGAAAAGTTAATATATATGATTTTAATTATGTTTGTAATAGCTTTCTCTTCAAAAATATTACTTATTTCTAACCAGAATAACTATAAAGTTGGAGATATTGTTAGAGCTGATTTATATGCTCCAAATACAATTATTTTTAAAGATACAAGTGCAAAAGAAAAAATTATTGAAGAGATGATAAAGGAATCAGGAAAGGAGTATATTTTTTCTTCAGATGCAGAAAAAATATACATAGAGTATTTTGATGACTTTTTTAAAAAAATATATGAAGTAAAGAGAAATAAAGAAGTTCCTTTTGAATATACATCTCTTGAAAGAAATACAAGTAAAAAAATACCAAGTTCATTAGTAAGTGATATATTAGCTCTAAAAACAAATGAGATTCAAGCTTTAGAGAAAAAAAGTAGAAACTTCTTAAAAGATGCATATAAAGAGGGAATAAGAAAGGAGAGAAATAATGTTTTTTATAACTCTCCAATGGATAAAAAATACTATGAATTATCTACTTTAGAAAAAGATATTGTGGATTTATTTACAGCTCCAAACTATATTTATGATGAACTTAAAACCAAAAAGAATATTCAAGAAAAAGTTTCACAAATCAATGATCAATATGTAGAAATTAAAGCAGGAACGCTAATAGCAAAAACTGGAGAGGTTTTAAATGAAAGAAGAATAAAGATTTTAGAAGCATGTGGAGTTTATTCCTACAAAAAAAGTTTCTCTTTAATTTTTGCTAATATTATATATTTAAGTATAATCTCTTCTTTATTTTATGGATTGTTTTTCCATAACTATAGAAAAGAGATATTAAATAAAAATTATTATAAATCTTCATTACTTATTTTAACAGGGATGTTATTAGCTTTTAGATTTTTTAATAATGATTTGATGTATTTAATTCCAGCAGATACAGCTTTTTTCTTGTTAATTTTATTGGTTGGAAAAAATTATGCAACATCATTATTTTCTTTTATGTTATTTTTCTTAATGCCAATATTAAATTATGATTTAAAATTTTTCACAATGTATTTTATAGCTATTGCTTTTGCAGCTCATATAGTTTCAAAAATAAATACTAGATCAGGAATAATTGCTGCTGGTGTACAACTTTCAGTATTAAAAGTTGTAATATATCTATTATTTTCCTATTTCTCTGAAGTAGAAAGTTTTACAACAGCAATTACTTCAGGATTGATATTAGCATCAGGATTGATATCTGGTATGTTAACAATAGCTTTTTTACCATATTTTGAAAAGACTTTTAATATATTGACAATATTTAAATTATTGGAATTAGGAGATTTGTCTCACCCATTATTAAAAAAGATATCTGTAGAAGCACCTGGAACATTTCAACACTCTGTAATGGTAGCTACTCTTTCTGAAAACGCAGCTACAGCTATAGGAGCAAATGCTATTTTCTGTAGAGTAGCATCTTATTACCATGATCTTGGAAAGACAAAACGTCCTAAATTTTATGTTGAAAATCAGGAAAATGGAGAAAATCCTCATAATAAAATATCTCCATTTATGAGTACTTTAATTATTACTTCACATACTAAAGATGGTGCAGAACTAGCCAAAGAGTACCAAATTCCTAAAGAGATAAGAGATATTATGTATGAACATCAAGGAACAACTTTTTTAGCATATTTCTATAATGCAGCTAAAAAAATAGATCCTAATGTAGAAAAAGAAGAATTTAGATATAGTGGTCCTAAGCCAAAAACAAAAGAGTCAGCTATTATTATGTTGGCTGATTCAATAGAAGCTGCTATTAGATCTCTAGATGAGAAAACACCTATGGCAATGGAAAGTATGATCAGAAAAATAATTGGTAGTAAAATTGAGGATAATCAATTATCTGAAGCAAATCTAACTTTTAAAGAGATAGAGATTATAATAAAAACATTTATAAAAACCTTGGTTAGTATTCATCATGTTAGAATAAAATATCCAGGACAAAAATAA
- a CDS encoding helicase C-terminal domain-containing protein: MDIKEKISSGAREIIKKEIEIAQGNEVFFRGIPDENGVVTEVQVLARGNSYSVPAIIKAMRKGEVIIHNHPSGFLYPSDADVEIASIYSNRMDGASYIVNNAVTDIYIIVELFKDENIKIDIAPYFEKTGLLSQSFKDFEYRDEQLHMAKHIESGLNSEIPVIVEAGTGTGKTLAYLIPSIEWAIKNKKRVIISTNTINLQEQLLNKDIPIAKRVIQGDFKYILVKGRGNYLCNRKYHNLSFGDGSILEDFSPTQKKQFAEIIKWGNHTETGDKGELFFEVDNSIWELFQSETDICSGSKCPYKAECFFLKSREEKKKADILITNHHMYFSDLAIRKEIGFNTEYSILPEYGLVVFDEAHNIEKVARDYFSYEVSKYTFTKTMNQIFVTEGKKKNTGVLDLVLKYIKEANLDSRGILEREIEEIKLKHKSLYLVGREYFNHIIEVFSKGEMGTFTFRAKKDEMENSPFLNSLNDYKEKFLIEYNSYNRKVRELLKELKDDEDRAGNINDFSKYIERLEGFISNFRFIHDFSDEEFIYWIEVNSRKSNSKLVATPLKIDKELQKNLYLNLKQIIFTSATIAIGEDFSYFKESIGLDKNTLDKVIHSPFDYDKQMKVYIPNDMINPSDRNFIDEVSEFLKAQLISTQGKAFVLFTSYQSLNYVYYMIKDELEANGIELFIQGAAPRTHLVNMYLAGKNPVLFGTDSFWEGVDIKGNQLSNVIIVKLPFKVPSDPVTEAIIEHLTAQGKNSFTEYQIPEAVIKFKQGIGRLIRSKTDSGTVTILDNRVITKKYGKFFMDSITTKNINILSKSEILKDIIRNSKGGKR; encoded by the coding sequence ATGGATATAAAAGAGAAAATATCTTCTGGAGCTAGAGAGATTATAAAAAAAGAGATAGAGATAGCTCAAGGAAATGAAGTGTTTTTTAGAGGAATCCCAGATGAAAATGGAGTTGTTACAGAAGTTCAGGTTTTAGCTAGGGGAAATTCTTATTCTGTACCAGCTATAATAAAAGCTATGAGAAAAGGAGAAGTTATTATCCATAATCATCCTTCAGGATTTCTTTATCCTTCAGATGCAGATGTTGAAATTGCTTCAATTTATTCCAATAGAATGGATGGAGCTTCATATATAGTAAATAATGCTGTAACAGATATATATATTATAGTAGAACTTTTTAAAGATGAAAATATAAAGATAGATATTGCTCCATATTTTGAAAAAACAGGGTTACTTTCACAATCTTTTAAAGATTTTGAATATAGAGATGAGCAACTTCATATGGCAAAACATATTGAATCAGGATTAAATAGTGAAATACCTGTTATTGTTGAAGCTGGAACAGGAACAGGAAAAACTTTAGCTTATCTTATTCCAAGCATTGAGTGGGCTATAAAAAATAAAAAAAGAGTAATTATATCAACTAATACAATAAATTTGCAGGAACAACTTTTGAATAAAGATATTCCAATTGCCAAGAGAGTTATTCAAGGAGATTTTAAATATATTCTTGTAAAAGGTAGAGGAAATTATTTATGTAATAGAAAGTATCATAATTTATCTTTTGGAGATGGAAGTATTTTAGAGGATTTTTCTCCAACTCAAAAAAAACAATTTGCAGAGATAATTAAGTGGGGAAATCACACTGAAACAGGAGATAAAGGAGAGTTGTTTTTTGAAGTAGATAACAGTATATGGGAGCTTTTCCAAAGTGAAACTGATATTTGTTCAGGAAGTAAATGTCCATATAAAGCTGAATGTTTTTTTCTAAAATCAAGAGAAGAGAAGAAAAAGGCCGATATTTTAATAACAAATCACCATATGTATTTTTCTGATTTAGCTATTAGAAAAGAGATTGGTTTTAATACTGAATACTCAATTTTACCTGAGTATGGACTTGTGGTGTTCGACGAGGCTCATAATATAGAAAAAGTTGCTAGAGATTATTTTTCATATGAGGTTTCTAAATACACTTTTACTAAAACTATGAATCAAATTTTTGTAACAGAGGGAAAGAAGAAAAATACTGGAGTTTTAGATTTAGTCTTAAAATATATAAAAGAAGCTAATTTAGATAGTAGGGGAATTTTAGAAAGGGAAATTGAGGAGATAAAACTTAAACATAAATCTCTTTATTTAGTGGGAAGAGAGTATTTTAATCATATTATAGAGGTATTTTCTAAAGGAGAGATGGGGACTTTTACATTTCGTGCTAAAAAAGATGAGATGGAAAATTCACCTTTTTTAAATTCTCTGAATGATTATAAAGAGAAATTTTTAATTGAATATAATTCATATAATAGAAAAGTTAGAGAGTTGTTGAAAGAATTAAAAGATGATGAAGATAGAGCAGGGAATATTAATGACTTTTCTAAATATATAGAGAGATTGGAAGGGTTTATAAGTAATTTTAGATTTATCCATGATTTTTCAGATGAAGAGTTTATATATTGGATTGAAGTAAATAGTAGAAAGAGTAATTCAAAACTTGTAGCAACACCTTTAAAAATAGATAAAGAATTACAAAAAAATCTATATTTGAATTTGAAACAAATTATTTTTACTTCAGCAACAATAGCAATTGGAGAAGACTTTTCATATTTTAAAGAGTCAATTGGTTTAGATAAAAATACTCTAGATAAAGTAATTCACTCTCCTTTTGATTATGATAAACAGATGAAAGTTTATATTCCTAATGATATGATAAATCCAAGCGATAGAAACTTTATAGATGAAGTTTCAGAATTTTTAAAGGCACAATTGATTTCAACTCAAGGAAAAGCTTTTGTTTTATTTACCTCTTATCAGAGTTTAAACTATGTTTATTATATGATAAAAGATGAGTTAGAAGCAAATGGAATAGAGTTGTTTATTCAAGGGGCAGCTCCACGTACTCATCTTGTAAATATGTATTTAGCAGGAAAAAATCCAGTTCTATTTGGAACAGATTCCTTTTGGGAAGGAGTGGATATAAAGGGAAATCAATTAAGTAATGTAATTATAGTAAAACTTCCTTTTAAAGTTCCAAGTGATCCAGTAACAGAAGCTATTATAGAGCATCTGACAGCTCAAGGAAAAAACTCTTTTACTGAATATCAAATTCCAGAAGCTGTAATAAAATTTAAACAAGGAATAGGAAGACTTATTAGAAGTAAAACAGATTCAGGAACAGTAACTATTTTAGATAATAGAGTTATAACTAAAAAATATGGTAAATTTTTTATGGATTCCATAACTACAAAAAATATAAATATTCTTTCAAAGTCTGAGATTTTAAAAGATATTATAAGAAATTCGAAAGGTGGTAAAAGATGA
- the rpsT gene encoding 30S ribosomal protein S20, translated as MAHSRSAKKRVLIAERNRERNQAVKSRVKTMVKKVLSAVEVKEVEAANAALSVAYKELDKAVTKGIMKKNTASRKKARLAAKVNAL; from the coding sequence TTGGCACATTCAAGATCAGCTAAAAAGAGAGTATTAATAGCAGAAAGAAACAGAGAAAGAAATCAAGCAGTAAAATCTAGAGTTAAAACTATGGTTAAAAAAGTTTTATCAGCTGTAGAAGTTAAAGAAGTAGAAGCAGCTAACGCAGCTTTATCAGTAGCTTACAAAGAATTAGATAAAGCAGTTACTAAAGGAATCATGAAGAAAAATACAGCATCTAGAAAGAAAGCTAGATTAGCAGCTAAAGTAAACGCACTTTAA
- a CDS encoding HAD-IIIA family hydrolase, with translation MIKLIVLDVDGTLTDGRLYMDDKDNCLKAFDVKDGFAIAQWIKLGGLVAIITGKSSEIVRRRKEELGIQELAQGVSNKVSELNKLLKKYELTLEEVAYIGDDINDLGVMRKVGFSACPKDAVTEVLERVDYIASKNGGRGAVREIFEKLMKDNGMWDKVLDRYINEE, from the coding sequence ATGATTAAACTTATAGTATTAGATGTAGATGGAACTTTAACTGATGGAAGATTATATATGGATGACAAAGATAATTGTTTAAAAGCTTTTGATGTTAAAGATGGATTTGCTATAGCACAATGGATAAAATTAGGTGGTCTTGTAGCTATAATCACAGGAAAATCTTCTGAAATAGTGAGAAGAAGAAAAGAAGAATTAGGAATACAAGAGTTAGCCCAAGGGGTGAGCAATAAAGTTAGTGAATTAAATAAACTTCTAAAAAAATATGAATTAACTCTTGAGGAAGTTGCATATATTGGAGATGACATCAATGATTTAGGAGTAATGAGAAAAGTTGGTTTCTCTGCTTGTCCTAAAGATGCCGTTACAGAAGTTTTAGAAAGAGTTGATTATATAGCTTCAAAAAATGGTGGAAGGGGAGCAGTAAGAGAGATTTTTGAAAAATTAATGAAAGATAATGGAATGTGGGATAAAGTTTTAGATAGATATATTAATGAAGAGTAA
- a CDS encoding glutaredoxin domain-containing protein — translation MIKVYGKVNCSKCQLLKNILDEKNVNYEYIDDLKTLMMVASKARIMSAPIVEKDEKIYTMEQFLEVL, via the coding sequence ATGATTAAAGTTTATGGAAAAGTTAATTGTAGTAAATGCCAATTATTAAAAAATATATTAGATGAAAAAAATGTTAATTATGAATATATAGATGACTTAAAAACATTGATGATGGTTGCTAGTAAAGCTAGAATAATGAGTGCTCCAATTGTAGAAAAAGATGAAAAAATTTATACAATGGAACAATTCTTAGAGGTTTTATAA
- a CDS encoding ribonucleoside-diphosphate reductase subunit alpha — protein sequence MKNIGVIEEIKTQLIKISNDLEVNLSDLENYIDLIKKESSLKEIQETLITQVVNLISFENPDWAYVAGRLLMLKTQGEVLSNRGFAYENFSLTLKTLIEKNIYDGSLNSYSQEEIEELGAYISPERDMLYDYAGANMLVNRYLIKYLGNTYELPQEVFMCISMLLAINEKDRVTLAKKFYDVLSLKKVSLATPMLANLRVPNGNLSSCFITAIDDNIESIFYNIDAIAKISKNGGGIGVNISRIRAKNSMVNGYYNASGGVLPWIKIINDTAVAVNQQGRRAGAVTVALDTWHLDIEKFLELQTENGDQRIKSYDIYPQVVISDLFMKRVENNELWTLVDPYEIRMKYDIELCELYGSEFEKIYLQIESDETLSLKKQIKARDLFKEIMKVQIETGMPYIFFKDNANKMNHNQHMGMIGNGNLCMESFSNFTPSKNYKEYSKDETGIRSVNLGMIHTCNLLSLNLAEIEREELEEIINRAVRILDNTIDLTKTPILESDRHNSLYRTIGIGTMGLADYMAREFMIYEESLEEIDNLYEEIALYTLKASSLLAKEKGAYPYFKNSMWDKGVFFQKDKTWFENSSKFSKEWCEVFELVKRYGLRNGELSAIAPNTSTSLIMGATASVNPTFSRFFIEKNQKGAVPRAVKFLKDRSWFYPEFKNVNPQTYVKMMSRIGKWTTQGVSMEFLFDLNKNIRAKDIFDTFLLAWKEGCKSIYYIRTIQKNTNIAKEKEECESCSG from the coding sequence ATGAAAAACATCGGTGTAATTGAAGAGATAAAAACACAACTTATTAAAATTTCTAATGATTTAGAAGTTAATCTATCTGATTTAGAAAATTATATAGATTTAATAAAAAAAGAGAGTTCTCTAAAAGAAATTCAAGAAACTCTTATAACTCAAGTTGTTAATCTCATAAGTTTTGAAAATCCTGATTGGGCTTATGTAGCTGGACGATTATTGATGTTAAAAACACAAGGAGAAGTTTTAAGTAATAGAGGATTTGCTTATGAAAATTTCTCTTTAACTTTAAAAACACTTATAGAAAAAAATATCTATGATGGTAGTTTAAATAGTTATTCCCAAGAGGAAATAGAAGAGTTAGGAGCCTATATCTCCCCTGAAAGAGATATGCTATATGATTATGCTGGAGCTAATATGCTAGTTAATAGATATCTTATAAAGTATCTTGGAAATACCTATGAACTCCCACAAGAAGTTTTTATGTGTATATCAATGTTACTAGCTATCAATGAAAAAGATAGAGTAACTCTTGCTAAAAAATTCTATGATGTTCTATCATTAAAAAAAGTATCTTTAGCTACTCCTATGTTAGCTAATTTAAGAGTACCAAATGGAAATTTATCCTCTTGTTTTATTACAGCTATTGATGATAATATTGAATCTATTTTCTATAACATAGATGCTATTGCAAAGATAAGTAAAAATGGTGGTGGAATAGGGGTTAATATCTCTCGTATTAGAGCTAAAAATTCTATGGTCAATGGATATTACAATGCTAGTGGTGGAGTTCTTCCTTGGATTAAAATAATTAATGATACAGCAGTTGCTGTAAATCAACAGGGAAGAAGAGCTGGAGCTGTAACTGTGGCTTTAGATACTTGGCATTTAGATATAGAAAAATTCTTAGAGCTTCAAACTGAAAATGGAGACCAAAGAATAAAGTCTTATGATATCTACCCTCAAGTTGTTATTTCTGATCTTTTTATGAAAAGAGTAGAAAATAATGAGCTTTGGACATTAGTTGATCCTTATGAAATTAGAATGAAATATGATATCGAACTTTGTGAACTCTATGGTAGTGAGTTTGAAAAAATATATTTACAAATTGAAAGTGATGAAACTCTCTCTTTAAAAAAACAAATTAAAGCTAGAGACCTCTTTAAAGAGATTATGAAAGTTCAAATTGAAACTGGTATGCCTTATATCTTCTTTAAAGATAATGCCAATAAAATGAATCATAATCAACATATGGGAATGATTGGTAATGGAAATTTATGCATGGAAAGTTTTTCTAATTTTACTCCTAGTAAAAATTATAAAGAGTACTCTAAAGATGAAACTGGGATTAGAAGTGTAAATCTAGGTATGATTCATACATGTAATCTTCTTTCATTAAATCTAGCTGAAATTGAAAGAGAAGAGCTTGAAGAGATAATAAATCGAGCTGTAAGAATTTTAGACAATACAATTGATCTAACAAAGACACCAATTTTAGAATCAGATAGACATAATTCACTATATAGAACAATAGGTATTGGAACTATGGGATTAGCTGATTATATGGCTAGAGAATTTATGATCTATGAAGAATCTTTAGAAGAAATAGATAATCTTTATGAAGAGATAGCTCTCTATACTTTAAAAGCTTCCTCTCTTTTAGCTAAAGAAAAGGGAGCATACCCTTATTTTAAAAACTCAATGTGGGACAAGGGAGTATTTTTCCAAAAAGATAAGACATGGTTTGAAAACTCTTCTAAATTTTCTAAAGAGTGGTGTGAAGTTTTTGAGTTAGTAAAAAGATATGGACTTCGTAATGGAGAGTTATCCGCCATTGCACCTAATACATCAACTTCTTTAATAATGGGTGCTACTGCTTCAGTAAATCCTACTTTTTCAAGATTTTTTATTGAAAAAAATCAAAAGGGAGCTGTTCCAAGAGCTGTTAAATTTTTAAAAGATAGATCTTGGTTTTATCCTGAATTTAAAAATGTAAATCCTCAAACTTATGTTAAAATGATGAGCAGAATAGGAAAATGGACAACTCAAGGTGTATCTATGGAGTTTTTATTCGATTTAAACAAAAATATCAGAGCTAAAGACATATTTGATACCTTCCTACTTGCTTGGAAAGAGGGATGTAAATCTATTTATTACATTAGAACAATACAAAAAAATACAAATATAGCTAAAGAAAAAGAGGAGTGTGAAAGTTGTAGTGGATAG
- a CDS encoding ribonucleotide-diphosphate reductase subunit beta, with protein MDRKKIFNPHGIDTLNERKIIKGNSTNIFNLNNVKYSWANYLYRTMMGNFWIPEKIDLTQDRVDYNNLTSYEKEAYDGILSFLIFLDSIQTNNIPNISDYITAPEINLILSIQTFQEAIHSQSYQYIIESILPKEVRNNIYERWREDKVLFERNSYIAQIYQDFLENPKDKNFSKVIIADYLLESIYFYNGFNFFYLLASRNKMMGTSDIIKLINRDELSHVIIFQQIIKEIRNENPDFFEDSIIFEMFDQAVKQEITWTNHIIGKNILGISEKTTEEYTKWLANERLKGIGLQPLYKGFDKNPYKQLERFADTDGDGNVKANFFEGSVTSYNMSSSIEGWDEF; from the coding sequence GTGGATAGAAAAAAGATTTTTAATCCTCATGGAATTGATACCCTTAATGAAAGAAAAATTATTAAAGGAAATAGTACAAACATTTTTAATTTGAATAATGTTAAATATAGTTGGGCTAATTATCTTTATAGAACTATGATGGGAAACTTTTGGATTCCTGAAAAAATAGATTTGACTCAAGATAGAGTAGATTATAATAATCTCACCTCTTATGAAAAGGAAGCTTATGATGGAATTTTATCATTCTTAATATTTTTAGATAGTATTCAAACTAATAATATTCCTAATATTTCTGACTATATCACAGCTCCAGAGATAAATCTTATTCTATCTATACAAACTTTCCAAGAGGCAATACACTCACAATCTTATCAATATATTATTGAATCTATACTTCCTAAAGAAGTTAGAAATAACATTTACGAAAGATGGAGAGAAGACAAAGTCCTTTTTGAAAGAAACAGTTATATTGCACAAATATATCAAGATTTTTTAGAAAATCCCAAAGATAAAAATTTCTCTAAAGTTATAATTGCTGACTATCTTTTAGAGTCTATATACTTTTATAATGGTTTTAATTTCTTTTATCTTTTAGCTAGTAGAAATAAAATGATGGGAACTTCTGATATAATTAAACTTATTAATAGAGATGAATTATCCCATGTTATTATTTTCCAACAAATAATAAAAGAGATAAGAAATGAAAATCCTGATTTTTTTGAAGATAGTATTATATTTGAAATGTTTGATCAAGCAGTTAAACAAGAGATAACTTGGACTAATCATATAATTGGTAAAAATATTTTAGGTATTAGTGAAAAAACTACTGAAGAATATACTAAGTGGTTAGCTAACGAAAGATTAAAAGGTATTGGTCTTCAACCTCTATACAAAGGATTTGATAAGAATCCTTACAAGCAGTTAGAAAGATTTGCTGATACTGATGGAGATGGAAATGTAAAAGCTAATTTTTTCGAAGGTAGTGTCACAAGCTATAATATGAGCTCTTCAATTGAAGGATGGGATGAATTTTAA
- a CDS encoding ElyC/SanA/YdcF family protein, translating into MFLIEKIISLSLLSPLFIIVLLFIIGIGNFFNRRKKSGVLLIIIGIFLYYSSTDYFIDKRLFKLENTYPVISEENLKLGEVYVLLGGGIITTTGDGNIPGIIPSVRIMKTAEYYKKYPKKIYISGGSPLQNKESESSVYARELISLGVQPEDIIIEEKSKNTNENAIFIREELEKNNIKNIILITSASHMKRSVFIFEKNLEGIGIIPAPCNFLASKDKENNFYYLPKFYNFFKFQIWIWEFIGNFYYKIKY; encoded by the coding sequence ATGTTTTTAATTGAGAAAATAATATCATTAAGTCTACTTTCACCACTTTTTATAATCGTTCTTTTATTTATTATAGGAATTGGAAATTTTTTCAACAGAAGAAAAAAATCAGGAGTTCTTTTAATAATAATTGGAATTTTTTTATACTATAGTTCTACTGATTATTTCATTGATAAAAGATTATTTAAATTAGAAAATACTTATCCTGTAATTTCAGAGGAAAATTTAAAGTTAGGAGAAGTCTATGTTCTTTTAGGTGGCGGAATAATAACTACTACTGGAGATGGGAATATTCCTGGAATTATTCCATCTGTTAGAATTATGAAAACTGCTGAATATTATAAAAAATATCCTAAAAAGATTTATATTTCTGGAGGAAGCCCTTTACAAAATAAGGAAAGTGAGAGTTCTGTCTATGCTAGAGAATTAATTTCACTAGGAGTCCAACCAGAAGATATTATAATAGAGGAAAAAAGTAAAAATACAAATGAAAATGCAATTTTTATAAGAGAAGAGTTAGAAAAGAATAATATTAAAAATATAATTTTAATTACTTCTGCTTCCCATATGAAAAGAAGTGTATTTATATTTGAAAAAAACTTGGAGGGAATAGGTATTATTCCAGCTCCTTGTAATTTTCTAGCTTCTAAAGATAAGGAAAACAATTTCTATTATCTACCAAAATTTTATAATTTCTTTAAATTTCAAATTTGGATTTGGGAATTTATAGGAAATTTTTACTATAAAATTAAATATTAA